Proteins from one Mytilus galloprovincialis chromosome 11, xbMytGall1.hap1.1, whole genome shotgun sequence genomic window:
- the LOC143052417 gene encoding uncharacterized protein LOC143052417, which translates to MSCNACYTTNSWRFHSLKSDLFSFFDKFTKNFVSVYIPTTKKQTLCNSCYCTLKKLKEWSENIYRTERIDTFSDHAVFQEQHVNQLVTETGISPDPQIIDCLRNGHFGSIDLEPGLSHTVGPAGDAGSIDKSDINDTFIPEEDCILSSGVKRSFTDDHSYINHKGHNASDSNDHEYSCNLHTEEDEEDDEDVNILCQDRTKQILKLLNLKSNAAYDYPSMLRTCSQTDLSEKDIFMSIIEEMKTRYY; encoded by the exons atgtCTTGCAATGCTTGTTATACCACAAATTCGTGGAGATTTCATTCCTTGAAATCtgaccttttttcttttttcgacAAATTTACAAAGAATTTTGTATCAGTTTACATTCCAACTaccaaaaaacaaacattgtGTAACTCCTGCTATTGTACGTTAAAGAAATTGAAAGAGTGGAGTGAGAACATATACAG AACTGAGAGAATTGATACATTTAGTGATCATGCTGTGTTTCAGGAACAACATGTCAATCAATTGGTTACTGAAACAGG AATTTCACCTGATCCACAGATAATTGATTGTTTAAGGAATGGTCACTTTGGTTCCATTGA TCTAGAACCTGGTCTATCACATACAGTTGGTCCAGCAGGGGATGCTGGCAGTATAGACAAATCAGA TATAAATGACACATTTATTCCAGAGGAGGATTGCATACTATCATCAGGAGTAAAAAGATCTTTTACAGA tGACCATTCATATATCAACCACAAAGGGCACAATGCAAGTGATTCAAATGACCATGAATATTCCTGTAACTTGCACACAGAAGAGGATGAAGAAGATGATGAAGACGTCAATATTTTATGTCAGGatagaacaaaacaaatattaaaactaCTCAATTTAAAGAGTAATGCTGCATATGACTACCCAAGCATGTTAAGGACTTGTAGTCAGACAGATCTTAGCGAAAAAGACATCTTCATGAGCATTATTGAAGAAATGAAAACACGGTATTATTAA
- the LOC143052416 gene encoding uncharacterized protein LOC143052416, with the protein MSLSLSCSGKLRILDKAVLASHNMLVEAIRTNPLMKITGDNLDMYIRTNHQRTDNSNQDIHWFASNAFFTRLNYQNLPENTPEVRLKDIAAEMFVLTGGETMKLNDVKKVLIGRLLCDRDDFQWLKNKLPQHIPHRYSDSMSKKQHVYTLKIMFKNESKNEDCLDIMGEYEDQIIDLHTKAYGNTDNLDKYGVVLGGDMLTRERLQNAKNITYLAPTPRGRFEHLAPVTCELWHVKQDLLSKAYKALFKSDSLGECGTLFHMKTALRRNDVNGNVKSNYKAHEELFLLIVKALIHVASDEIRDCREQNRDIVLSNVFSKIYGLGYSTDDYIYNYFTNLITWGMQIMNMNDTAKEGDMERLIMNMKENAAFFYSHSVMSKYFSECINTILQVQHLSSPHMKMRQLEGAFINTKGGSGKNKEADLVQEHAIRNQKDLIRGLGANKTENGSRRASSSADIIHRIGDNVDHLLGIPKFTSSHAKKTSSKDLEIAINILSKVQPFKYVKGRKFESFKTIQKNPKLIVQRKDLIHAIHKKIQRLFLNS; encoded by the exons ATGTCGTTAAGCCTTTCCTGTTCTGGAAAATTAAGAATTCTTGATAAGGCTGTACTTGCGTCACATAATATGCTGGTTGAAGCAATTCGTACAAACCCTTTAATGAAAATTACTGGGGATAACTTGGATATGTATATCAGAACAAACCACCAAAGGACAGACAATAGCAACCAGGATATACACTGGTTTGCCTCTAATGCATTTTTCACCAGACTTAATTACCAAAATCTTCCTGAAAACACACCAGAA GTTAGACTGAAAGACATAGCTGCAGAAATGTTTGTATTGACTGGAGGGGAAACAATGAAGCTGAATGATGTAAAGAAGGTTTTGATAGGTCGTCTTCTATGTGACAGGGATGACTTTCAGTGGCTTAAAAATAAACTACCACAACATATACCACATCG ataCAGTGACAGCATGTCAAAGAAACAGCATGTCTATACATTGAAAATAATGTTCAAGAATGAATCTAAAAATGAAGACTGTCTGGATATAATGGGCGAATACGAAGATCAAATAATTGATTTGCACACAAAGGCATATG GAAATACAGACAATTTAGATAAATATGGAGTAGTTTTAGGAGGAGATATGTTGACCAGGGAAAGATTACAAAATGCTAAAAACATCACATATTTAGCTCCAACACCAAGGGGTAGATTTGAACATTTAGCCCCAGTCACTTGTGAACTTTGGCATGTGAAGCAAGATCTTCTATct AAAGCATATAAAGCCTTATTTAAAAGCGATTCATTGGGAGAGTGTGGAACTTTGTTTCACATGAAGACAGCATTAAGGAGGAATGATGTGAATGGAAATGTAAAATCCAACTACAAAGCCCATGAGGAACTATTTCTGCTGATTGTGAAAGCATTAATTCACGTAGCCTCAGATGAGATCAGGGATTGCAGAGAACAGAACAGAGACATTGTCCTTAGTaatgttttttcaaaaatttatg GTCTAGGATACAGCACAGATGATTACATTTACAACTACTTCACAAATTTAATAACCTGGGGTATGCAAATAATGAACATGAACGACACAGCAAAGGAAGGGGACATGGAGAGACTTATAATGAATATGAAGGAAAATGCAGCCTTTTTTTACAGCCACTCAGTAATGAGCAAATATTTTTCGGAGTGCATTAACACCATCTTACAAGTACAGCACCTTTCATCCCCTCATATGAAAATGAGACAGCTAGAAGGGGCATTCATTAATACCAAAGGAGGTTCTGGTAAAAACAAAGAAGCAGACCTGGTGCAGGAGCATGCCATTAGAAATCAGAAGGACTTAATAAGAGGTTTAG gagcaaataaaactgaaaatggtTCCAGGAGAGCCAGCAGCTCAGCAGACATCATACATCGAATTGGAGACAACGTAGACCATCTTCTTGGTATACCTAAATTCACATCAAGCCATGCCAAGAAAACGTCATCTAAAGATCTGGAAATTGCTATAAACATTTTAAGTAAAGTTCAGCCATTTAAATATGTTAAGGGTAGgaaatttgaaagttttaaaacaatacaaaaaaatccaaaattaatTGTTCAAAGGAAAGATCTAATACATGCCATCCATAAAAAAATTCAGAggttatttttaaattcataa